In Rhodococcus sp. OK302, one genomic interval encodes:
- a CDS encoding MCE family protein: MRGLAAPLTKLIIFIVVTILATGLLAASIANLGGGGGTKFNAVFSDVTSLNEGDEVRIAGVRVGQVEKIAIVNDNQAEVEFSVSDRDWLPASSIATIRFRNLVGQRYISLAQGEGSQGKKLNAGDTLPLDQTRPAVNLTTLFNGFKPLFTTLSAEDVNKLSYQIIQVFQGESGTIGELVRNTASLTNTVADKDAVIGAVIKNLNDVLATVNANDKNLDSLIINTQQLVTGLANERGVVGSAVTSLAGLTDATADLLEPTRPSIQGSITALNTLATTLNRRSDDVNSVLSTLPVKLEKLARVASYGSWFQFYLCGIDIIAGPGQSTSLNLPTGLPTVNQPIYTNAATRCTQDGIKELQGR, translated from the coding sequence ATGAGAGGTCTTGCAGCTCCGCTGACAAAACTCATCATCTTCATCGTCGTGACCATCTTGGCTACGGGCTTGCTTGCAGCGAGTATCGCGAACCTCGGCGGAGGCGGCGGAACCAAGTTCAATGCCGTGTTTTCCGATGTCACGTCGTTGAACGAGGGCGACGAGGTTCGTATCGCCGGCGTTCGTGTCGGTCAGGTCGAGAAGATCGCGATCGTCAACGACAATCAGGCCGAAGTAGAGTTCTCGGTTTCCGATCGAGACTGGTTGCCGGCCAGTTCCATTGCCACGATCCGCTTCCGCAACCTTGTCGGTCAGCGATACATTTCTCTGGCGCAGGGGGAGGGAAGTCAGGGCAAGAAGCTGAACGCGGGCGACACGCTGCCACTCGATCAGACTCGTCCCGCCGTCAATCTCACGACGCTGTTCAACGGCTTCAAGCCGCTGTTCACCACACTCAGTGCTGAGGACGTGAACAAGCTCTCGTACCAGATCATCCAGGTTTTCCAGGGTGAGTCGGGAACGATCGGTGAACTAGTCCGCAACACAGCGAGTCTCACCAATACAGTGGCAGACAAGGACGCAGTCATCGGGGCAGTCATCAAGAACCTCAACGATGTACTCGCGACGGTGAATGCGAATGACAAGAACCTGGATTCGCTCATCATCAACACTCAACAACTGGTGACCGGATTGGCCAACGAGCGGGGTGTTGTCGGTTCCGCAGTCACCTCACTCGCGGGTCTGACCGACGCGACCGCCGATCTGTTGGAGCCGACGCGTCCCTCGATTCAGGGGTCGATCACCGCGCTCAACACGCTGGCGACAACTCTGAATCGTCGTAGTGACGATGTGAATTCGGTGCTGTCGACGTTGCCGGTCAAGCTCGAGAAGTTGGCGCGCGTGGCCAGCTACGGCTCGTGGTTCCAGTTCTATCTGTGCGGAATCGACATCATTGCCGGTCCCGGGCAGTCGACGTCGCTGAACTTGCCGACCGGGCTGCCTACCGTCAATCAGCCGATCTACACCAACGCGGCCACCCGATGCACTCAAGACGGAATCAAGGAGTTGCAGGGCCGATGA
- a CDS encoding MCE family protein: protein MADTAEAGTGSRKRFFAIVAAALIGVLVIVGGLWWVLTRAGTTTITAYFDKSIGIYDGSDIRVLGVKVGSVTSVEPQGDQVKVEMRVDRGIDIPADANAAQITPSVVADRYIQLTPVFTGGDKMASGSEIPIERTATPVEVDQLYASINDLSSALGPEGANKDGALSKFVETGAANLDGNGLALGESITQLSDAARTLNDSRDNISITIKNLNTFVGALATNDQQVRQFNTQLSDLTGFLAGEHEDLGAALNQLSLALGDVAKFVADNRDQLVTTVDGLVAPTQTLANNKEGLANTLTMLPLAISNLVNSYDAEAGVLASRLAFPDLENPAAVLCKLMDVGKLLPGDPRFEQLGRQMQPAIDQCAGVAAMSDAAEKAKNLNLPFGILAGPERQTQVVPGTVPGVVSPRLTSGEGE, encoded by the coding sequence ATGGCTGACACTGCAGAAGCCGGCACCGGCTCCCGGAAGCGTTTTTTTGCAATAGTCGCTGCGGCGTTAATCGGTGTGCTGGTTATCGTCGGGGGCCTGTGGTGGGTGTTGACCCGTGCCGGCACAACCACGATTACGGCATACTTCGACAAGTCGATCGGAATTTACGACGGTTCCGACATTCGAGTTCTCGGCGTCAAGGTCGGCAGCGTCACGTCGGTCGAACCGCAGGGTGACCAGGTCAAGGTCGAAATGCGAGTCGATCGTGGGATCGATATCCCGGCGGATGCCAACGCGGCACAGATCACGCCGTCGGTGGTTGCCGACCGCTACATTCAGTTGACGCCCGTCTTCACCGGCGGCGACAAGATGGCGAGCGGCTCGGAGATCCCGATCGAGCGAACTGCGACGCCGGTCGAGGTCGACCAGTTGTATGCCAGCATCAACGACCTCTCGTCGGCGCTCGGTCCGGAAGGCGCGAACAAGGACGGTGCGCTCTCGAAGTTCGTGGAGACCGGCGCAGCCAACCTGGACGGAAACGGACTTGCCTTGGGAGAGAGCATCACCCAGCTGTCCGACGCGGCCCGCACCTTGAACGACTCGCGAGACAACATCTCGATCACGATCAAGAACCTCAATACTTTTGTCGGAGCGTTGGCAACCAACGACCAGCAAGTGCGCCAGTTCAATACGCAGTTGTCCGACCTCACCGGTTTTCTGGCCGGCGAGCACGAGGATCTGGGCGCCGCTCTGAACCAGTTGTCGTTGGCTCTCGGTGACGTCGCGAAGTTCGTGGCAGACAACCGAGATCAGTTGGTGACCACCGTAGACGGTTTGGTCGCACCGACTCAGACGTTGGCGAACAACAAGGAAGGGCTGGCAAATACCTTGACCATGTTGCCGCTTGCGATCTCCAACCTCGTGAACTCGTACGACGCCGAAGCTGGTGTTCTGGCTTCACGTTTGGCATTCCCCGACCTGGAGAATCCGGCCGCTGTGTTGTGCAAGCTGATGGATGTCGGCAAGTTACTTCCCGGTGATCCGCGATTCGAGCAGTTGGGACGGCAGATGCAACCGGCAATCGATCAGTGCGCCGGCGTTGCAGCGATGTCGGATGCGGCAGAGAAGGCGAAGAACCTGAATCTTCCCTTCGGGATTCTGGCCGGTCCGGAGCGGCAGACCCAGGTAGTTCCGGGCACAGTACCCGGTGTTGTGTCACCGCGACTGACCAGCGGGGAGGGCGAGTGA
- a CDS encoding MCE family protein — MKKRRSPAMAGAIGIFVVLLATLSAFFLDSLPFVGAGSSYAAEFTEAAGLKPGNEVRIAGVKVGKVTSVDLDGDRVLVDFKVKDAWVGDQTSASIQIKTILGQKYLALDPRGTENLDPKERIPLARTTSPYDVVQAFSAASDTVGEIDTDQLAKSMETLSEAFSETPDDVRASLDGVSRLSQTIASRDQDLQKLFEATGKTSQILADRNVEFTQLIRDGGLLVQELNNRQQSISQLLTGTQRVSQQLTGLVRDNEAAIGPALTQLNGVIDILEANNESLDKALKLYEPFIRLYANVVGNGRWFDQVVVNLLPPGLPDIPGYREPMRTLGGN; from the coding sequence ATGAAAAAACGTCGCAGTCCGGCAATGGCCGGCGCCATCGGCATCTTCGTGGTGCTACTGGCAACTTTGTCCGCGTTCTTCCTTGACTCGCTTCCATTCGTCGGTGCAGGTTCGTCGTACGCTGCCGAATTCACAGAAGCCGCCGGTCTCAAGCCCGGCAACGAGGTTCGTATCGCCGGCGTCAAGGTCGGCAAGGTAACGTCCGTCGACCTCGATGGCGATCGTGTGCTGGTGGACTTCAAGGTGAAGGACGCGTGGGTGGGGGACCAGACATCGGCGTCCATTCAGATCAAGACGATTTTGGGTCAGAAGTATCTTGCTCTCGATCCGCGTGGCACCGAGAACCTGGATCCGAAGGAACGGATTCCGCTGGCACGCACCACGTCTCCGTACGACGTCGTGCAGGCTTTCTCGGCAGCGTCCGACACGGTCGGTGAGATCGACACCGACCAGTTGGCCAAGAGCATGGAAACGCTGTCCGAGGCATTCTCCGAGACCCCGGATGATGTCCGGGCCTCGCTCGACGGTGTGAGTCGGTTGTCGCAGACGATCGCGAGCCGCGACCAGGACTTGCAGAAGCTGTTCGAGGCAACCGGAAAGACTTCGCAGATCCTGGCTGACCGGAACGTCGAATTCACTCAGCTGATCAGGGACGGAGGATTGCTGGTGCAGGAGTTGAACAATCGCCAGCAGTCGATTTCGCAACTGCTCACCGGAACTCAGCGAGTGTCGCAGCAGCTCACCGGTCTTGTCCGTGACAACGAGGCGGCAATCGGACCGGCGTTGACGCAACTCAACGGTGTCATCGACATTCTGGAAGCCAACAATGAGAGCTTGGACAAGGCGCTGAAGCTCTACGAACCCTTTATTCGCTTGTACGCCAACGTGGTCGGTAACGGTCGCTGGTTCGATCAGGTCGTCGTCAACCTTCTCCCGCCGGGTCTGCCGGACATTCCGGGTTACCGCGAACCGATGCGTACGTTGGGAGGCAACTGA
- a CDS encoding MCE family protein, whose amino-acid sequence MKRTLIVGAGLCAVLLGATACSSEGIYAVPLPGGPDVGSDPMNVTIQFDDVLDLVPQSAVKVDGVPVGRVEKVTVGPDGWTADVKIILDSSVDLPANAVAAVEQTNLLGEKFIQLSAPPSGADTTAKLANGDLITLDRTRHATEIEQVLGALSLLLNGGGVGQLQPIVQELGAAFDGREGKTRSLLEQANTLIGGLNEQRDDITRALDGLDILSTRVNDQNEKISKILEELPVATQVLNEQRPQLTQMLTQVDRLGTVGTDVLTASKNDLIADLQALRPTLQALADSGDDFVGALPFLPTFPFPDGVEKITQGGSVNLFLVVDLQIGNTLSGLGVGQGDPEYRQPKFGDPKPVVDPSNPYYNGNGPRPGWPTVSLLPIAPILPQLPVVAALPVAPTGDAVAPAANGPLNPIQGMLDQFGIGGGQ is encoded by the coding sequence GTGAAGCGCACATTGATTGTGGGTGCGGGCCTCTGCGCGGTGTTGCTCGGCGCCACGGCCTGCTCGTCGGAAGGCATCTACGCCGTTCCGCTTCCGGGTGGACCCGACGTCGGATCGGATCCCATGAACGTGACCATCCAGTTCGACGACGTCCTGGATCTTGTTCCGCAGTCTGCTGTCAAGGTTGACGGTGTTCCGGTCGGCCGGGTCGAGAAGGTGACGGTCGGTCCGGACGGTTGGACTGCCGACGTGAAAATCATCTTGGATTCTTCGGTTGACCTGCCGGCCAATGCCGTTGCGGCAGTGGAACAGACCAATCTGCTCGGCGAGAAGTTCATTCAGCTTTCGGCTCCGCCCAGTGGAGCGGACACAACGGCGAAATTGGCTAATGGTGACCTGATCACGCTGGATCGGACGCGTCATGCCACCGAGATCGAACAGGTGCTCGGCGCATTGTCATTGCTGCTAAACGGCGGCGGCGTCGGTCAATTGCAGCCCATCGTGCAGGAACTCGGCGCTGCCTTCGACGGGCGTGAAGGAAAGACGAGAAGTCTTCTGGAACAGGCAAACACGCTGATCGGTGGATTGAACGAGCAGCGCGACGACATTACCCGGGCCCTGGACGGGCTCGATATTCTGTCCACTCGTGTCAACGATCAGAATGAGAAGATCAGCAAGATTCTCGAGGAATTGCCTGTTGCGACACAGGTTCTCAACGAGCAGCGTCCGCAGTTGACGCAGATGCTCACGCAGGTCGATCGTCTCGGAACTGTAGGCACTGATGTCCTCACTGCGTCGAAGAACGACCTGATCGCGGACCTGCAGGCATTGCGGCCGACGCTGCAGGCGTTAGCAGATTCGGGTGACGATTTTGTGGGCGCACTTCCGTTCCTCCCGACCTTCCCGTTCCCCGACGGCGTCGAGAAGATCACTCAGGGTGGATCCGTGAACCTCTTCCTGGTGGTCGACTTGCAGATCGGCAACACACTTTCCGGACTCGGTGTCGGACAGGGAGATCCCGAGTATCGCCAACCGAAGTTCGGTGACCCCAAACCGGTGGTCGATCCGTCCAACCCCTACTACAACGGGAATGGTCCACGGCCAGGTTGGCCGACGGTCTCACTCCTCCCGATCGCGCCGATCCTGCCGCAGTTGCCGGTGGTCGCCGCATTGCCGGTGGCGCCGACAGGTGACGCGGTTGCTCCTGCCGCGAACGGCCCGCTCAACCCCATCCAGGGAATGCTGGATCAGTTCGGAATCGGTGGTGGACAATGA
- a CDS encoding MCE family protein, translating to MIEAPSVLRRRVLGLVFFVVLALFLVFTIGTFNKAFKEVVKVDLVTDSVGNALPPNADVKVRGLLVGEVRSASTTDGQVTSVLAIDPDKADLIPSNVTARLLPKTLFGERYVSLIVPEGTTAPPISAGTVLHQDKSGNAVEVGEVLDGLLPLLQAIPPQDLANTLGSLAQGLSGRGTELGFTVDRLEEIFREVNTELPAVQEDLRKFADFSQTYSEAAPDVVNALDSLRTTGTTVVEKKNQVNTLLASLTVTSSNTAAFLETNASSIITLAADSTEALQLLAQYSPTFGCTFKGFSDAAPDAAQILSVDAPNPGVRANIQIVNPKGRYLPNQDEPRLVDNRGPVCYDNVTEPGMPFPQYPGGSYGDGSYQVPSRNGGPETMEFLPAPAGSGPQMFSTNNSGPVQQAGYAGSKLEEDTLKVIYGQANGVAPENVPSWTTMVSAPAFAGAEVSFQ from the coding sequence ATGATCGAGGCTCCGTCAGTCCTGCGCCGCCGTGTGCTCGGACTTGTGTTCTTCGTTGTGCTGGCACTGTTTCTCGTCTTCACGATCGGAACATTCAACAAGGCGTTCAAGGAGGTCGTGAAAGTTGACCTCGTCACGGATTCCGTGGGAAATGCCTTGCCACCCAACGCCGATGTGAAGGTTCGTGGGTTGTTGGTGGGCGAGGTACGTTCGGCGTCAACCACAGACGGCCAGGTAACTTCCGTTCTTGCGATCGACCCGGATAAAGCGGATCTGATCCCGTCCAACGTCACTGCCCGTCTACTTCCGAAGACGCTGTTCGGCGAGCGCTACGTGTCGTTGATCGTCCCGGAAGGGACTACGGCACCACCGATTTCGGCTGGAACCGTGCTTCATCAGGACAAGAGTGGCAACGCCGTCGAGGTGGGTGAAGTCCTCGACGGTTTGCTTCCCCTGCTGCAGGCAATTCCGCCGCAGGACCTCGCGAACACGCTCGGTTCACTTGCACAAGGACTTTCGGGGCGTGGCACCGAACTCGGATTCACCGTCGATCGACTCGAAGAGATCTTCCGAGAGGTCAACACCGAACTGCCTGCAGTCCAAGAAGACTTGCGCAAGTTCGCAGACTTCTCGCAGACGTACTCCGAAGCCGCGCCCGATGTGGTGAATGCTCTCGATAGTCTTCGGACTACCGGAACAACGGTGGTCGAGAAGAAGAATCAGGTAAACACCCTGCTGGCATCGTTGACTGTAACGTCCTCGAACACCGCAGCCTTCCTCGAAACCAACGCGTCGTCGATCATCACCTTGGCCGCTGACTCCACGGAAGCACTGCAGTTGTTGGCGCAGTACTCACCGACATTTGGGTGCACCTTCAAGGGATTCTCGGACGCGGCACCGGACGCAGCGCAGATCCTTTCGGTCGACGCACCCAATCCCGGTGTCCGTGCAAACATTCAGATCGTGAATCCGAAGGGGCGCTACCTGCCCAACCAGGACGAACCTCGGCTCGTGGATAACCGTGGACCGGTGTGCTACGACAACGTGACCGAACCCGGCATGCCTTTCCCGCAGTACCCCGGTGGTTCGTACGGTGACGGTTCCTACCAGGTTCCTTCGCGAAACGGTGGACCGGAAACCATGGAGTTCCTGCCGGCGCCGGCAGGCTCCGGACCCCAGATGTTCTCGACAAACAACAGCGGTCCCGTGCAGCAGGCCGGGTACGCCGGCTCGAAACTCGAAGAGGATACGTTGAAGGTGATTTACGGACAGGCTAATGGTGTTGCGCCGGAGAATGTTCCGTCGTGGACAACCATGGTCAGCGCTCCCGCCTTCGCCGGCGCGGAGGTGAGCTTCCAATGA